The window AACACTCTCCCCCACAGGCGTACAGGCCTTGCTCGGGGTGTATACCGTCCTGTTCAGCCAAGTGCAAAAGGTCTTTCAAGACTGAGCTACACGTCTCACAGGGCTGGGCCTCCTGGACGGACGGGCCTGGCTTTGGAGTCCTGACCTGTGATGCTCCTACAGAAACACTGTGCCCTGAAGGGACCTCCTCGTCCCGGGCTCCATGCCAGCAACCTGTAAACAGAGAAATGCTGGTCAAGCGCACGCTGACCTCGTTGGGACGAGGCAGCCTCCTCGGGAATGTGTGTTGGACACGCCCACAGATGAGGCCAGGGGACTGCTCACGGGCCAGGGGGAACTTGAGACGGTGAAAGGAAGGCCTTCTGTGCAGAGCTCACCCTGGCCAGCGCCCATGATGGGACAGCCCTGCCTCTGGGGAAGGATACCAGGGCGGGGTGAGTTCAGGGAGGACAGGGGGGTTCCCCAACTCTCTCCTCTGCAAATAACTTTCAACAAGGCCATGGCTGCCGGTGACTGGTGAGCACTGGGTAGAAGACTGAGTTCACACCTAGAAATGTGTGCTTGCAACACAGCAGCTGGTGTTTAGAGACTATTTAAAGATAGGTGCAGCCATCACAATACCTCAAGGGTAGGTCATATGTCAAGTGTACTGCAAAGGGAGCAGAAGTGAAAGGATAATGGAGAGAAGCCACAAAAGTGGGGGAGCTGGGAAGTGCAAGGTTAGAAATGATGACAGGAAAGAACAGGTAGAAATAAGGTATGACCACACTCCCTGGCATCACACGATGGTAAAGCCAGCTGTGACAACACACCCATTCCCAACTCTGCAGCCCCAGGGCCATTTCCTGTAGCTGGTGATGGAGTAAGGTCCATGCTGTCAGGCACCAAGGCCCCTCCACCTCTTCAAGATGAGCACTTACATGGGAGCTGGAACGGGCCACCCTAGATGAAACACAGGAAGACAGAGTAGACTGCACGGCCCCCAGAGTCAGTGATCCAACACATGACATCCCACATTCTAAAACCAAAAGAACCTCAGAGGAGGGTCTCACAGAACCAGTGGTCTCTACGAGTAGAGAGCACGTTGGTGGCTGGAAGTTCCAACACAGGGGTGCCCCTAAGAAACGTCAGCAAGGAGGGGGAGGCCTTGAGCACAGAGGCTCCGTGCTTCTGAACAGAATAACCTGACCAGGGACAAGCAAGGCCACTGGGATTTCTCAGACAAGCTTGGAGCAGAGGTGCACGCAGCCCGGACCTGGCCCCCTTAAACCTGTGATTGTGGGAAAGCCAGAGCTCCTGACCCCGAGGGAAGGGGAAAGCCGGAGCTAAGCCCTGGACGCTGGAGTGGGTGCGAGGGCCTTACCTAGTGATGACAAAAGTGCAAAGGTCTCCAGCATCACACTGTGGTACAGGCGTCTCTGAGCCTCATCGAGGAGCCCCCACTCCTCCTGGGAGAAGCGCACGGCCACGTCTGTAAAAACCACAAACCCCTGCCAAAACAGGGAGGCTTCTTCAATCGATGTGCAGCTTCTCTTTCCAGAATGTTCATACTGCCACCTCCTTCCATCCCCTCCTTGCCCTTGCCCTCCACCCCGACTTCCCAGTGTGGAGGAGATACAGGGTCTGGTGGCACTGGCGCTTCCCTTCTCCTCACTGCCACTGATTGCTGTGTCCAGAAAAACACAAGCGAGGAGGGTGCAGGAAAGCCCTGCCCAGGCTCTGGGCCCGCAGTGGGGGCTGTCTCTTTCAGCAGTAAATTATGCTGAGGTCCCCCAGATCCTACGTCCTGGCCAACACAACTTGAACTTACCTCTCCCACATaagcacccctcctcctcctcacctgcccATCATTCTTGGTCTGAACCTCTCTCCATATCTGGTCCCTCCACTTCTGCAACTTGGTTACTGAGACCGCAGCCCACTCTGCGGGTAATTTCTGTGCCTTCCCAACACACCGCTGTTGCACATAGAATCCAGGCAGGAGTGTGCAAGTGGAATCAGCATCCTATTTTGCCCCGTCCTGCCCCAGAAACCCAAGTTCCCCGGTGCCAGGGTCCTTTTGTGGTTCTCCCCACGTGCCACCCGTGTCATACTCCCCCTCCCAAACCTAACGTGAGCACCTCACAGACTCCCAGCCCTCTGCTGCATCATCACTACCCTGCTGTCCTACAAGCAGTCACAGCCTGCCTTTACCTGACCCGCATGTGAAGCCCAGCGACACTGAACTCCGCACCCAAGGCCCAGCAATGCTCCTGGCTGCTTCGTTTTAACCTCAACTAACCTCCAGGTCTATCAGCCTCAATGAAGCAACACAGGCTTGACCCAAAGTCACCACCAAACACTGAGGACTCCATGGAAAGATCATGCGCCCTGGCCTGAGCTTACTAACACCTGACCTCCTTCGTGGAGATGCTTCAACACCTACTGCACACCCCTGACCCCTCGGAAGCCTTCAGACTCCTCACCTGTATCCCACACGGGCACACCCCCCACAGCTACTCTGCTTTTTCATCTGCCTTTGTGACGTccaccaccaccaaccaggctccCAGAAGAGATTCGaatctccttcttccccttcctgcctccacaaCCTAACGACGGCCCCTCTGGAAACTAATGCCCGGCTATACCGCAGTGCACATGCCGGCCCGTCTCTGGCTGTCTGCAACCTGGAAGCCTCCCCTGAACTCCAGACCTGTGCGTCCGACTGCTAAGTGGGTGCCTCTAGTCAGGAGTCTCTGGACCATGTGACATCAGTGGCAAAACCTGACTTCCTATTCCAACTGACTACTGACTTCCCCGTCTCAACTGACAGGACATCCATTCTTCCAGAGAAAGCCAAAATCCTTGGGGCTGCCCCTGCCGCCCCCTTCCATCTCGTCCCCCCACACCCTTGCTCGCCACATCACTGAACATGGGCTACTCCGTCTGGAACACATCCAGAAGGCAGCTGGTCCTCCACCTCCACAGCCACCAGCCCTGTGCAGCCATCAGCAGAGGTCACCTGCGCAGTCCCAGGAGGCCCCCCACTATCCCCACCTTCGTCGAGGCTCTCCCGCACACTGCAGCTGCACACAGCCTGTGAAGATCAGGTCACCTGGCTCCTCAGCTCAGAACCTTCTCCTACTTCCTTCAGATTACAGGCTCACCACCTCAGGCTGTAACTGTGGACCTGGTAACTATGTGCCCCCCAACACTCCCCCCGCTGCCCCATATTCCCACTGTAGGTAAGAGCCTCGCAGTTCCCTGATCATTCCAACTCACTCTCACCCCCATCACTTGAACATTCTGGATCCTGTGCCCAGGACACCCTTCCACATCTTACCCCATTGGTTGTCACACATGGGCAATGTTCCATAGAATCCAGGGATGAGTTCAAGACCCTGGGCTTTGATGAGACCACAGGGACTTTAGACCCAAGGGAGGGAGAACAGGTGAGCAATCTCAGGACACCATCATTCTTTATATGGGAGTGGCAAAACCATCAGGGGGACAACTGGGGTGTCCTCCAACTGTCACGTCCTCCATGCACCTGTACAGGATCCATAAGCATTTCTGCAAATGCCATGGGAACCTGTGGGAAGAGGGAGGCCATGAGAAAGGGGCAACCATGGTAGGCAACCAACAGACTGAACTGGACCCCCactacccctgccctgccctggagcAAAGTGCTCCCAGCCTGATAACCTAAGCTCTCAGCCCCTCTGACGTCAGTGCCGCTCTTACCAGCGATGTGGTTCTGTAGGAGGAATAAACGTCCCGAGCCTCAATTCCTGGCCCCCACCTCACAGAGCTGATAACAGTATTAAACAGAACTGATGCACACTAACTACCCACAGAGTTAACAAGCCTGTATGTTTCCATTGCAAATAAAGGACAGGGTTCGTAAAATTTGAATTAGTGTTATTTCTGCTTACAATTTTCAAAAGATGTGTTATACAACGTTCTGTTGTTAGCAAATACCACAGATAAATTAACTGTGCAATTTTCATAAAGTGTTGTTGCTTTTCATTTATCGAATGCATTCATTTCTAGTTTCCATGTgtacatatttacataaatgttgGTTAGCTGAtgtctcaataaatgtttcatacGTCCCGAATTTAATGAGTTGTAGGGAGAGTCTGAGCAGGCAGCTCAGCTACTCTTCCTTTCAGCAAACAAGCCTACCTGCTGCGTGGCCCCCTGCAGGGCACTGGCAGGACCCCTTGACTGGAGcactcctgccttcctcttgCCCCCAagggtggaggtggtgagagAGCAGTGTCCTCATCTGGGACCCAACTGCTCCACAAGTCTGGCTATTTCTTTGTCCCACAGGGACTGTCTCCCACGATCACCTGACCTGCAGGACTGAGAGTCTCTACCTCCGTCTCCACCCAGGCCAACAAACTTACCACATCCAGGCATTCTTTTCTAGACCCAGGTCAGAATACCTTCTACATCAGGTACGCTCCTTTAGGGAGGGAGCATCAGGGATGCTGAATCCCCCGGGGCACTCCACGTCTCAGCCCTCCTGACGCTCACTGCAGAGCCCACCAGTAATAACGACCTTAAGACCCCCTCCTTGGTCGGGTCCTCAGGCCAGGCTCTGGAGCAGTGCACAGCCTCCACACCTCGGACAGCTCCAGCCCAGCTCCCTTCCCCGTCCTCCAGACCCTCACTTCTACAGACCCACGTCATGTCTCCACCCTCAGATATCTCAGCATCAACATGTCCAAACCGAACTCATGATCTCCCCGAAACCTGCCCGCTGGGCTCGCTTCCCCACCTCCGTTCTCTCAGATGATCAGGCAAGGAAGCCCTGACCTGGTCCTTcactccccacttgtgctcacagCTACAGGCGACGCAGCAGGAAACCCCGTCGGCTCTGTTGCCCGACTGCAGAATCTCCTCGCATCTCCCTCCACGGCCACCGCCCTGGCCCAACCTCCACCATGACTGCCCGGGGTGGTTCCTCAGCAGCCTCCCCGTCCTGCTCTCCCCTATCCTAAGCTATCTCTGGGCGCgcacctcccacccccgccctggACCCCTGACCCCGGAAGATCCCAGCCGCGCACGCCGCCCCTGCAGGCGACACtccgcccccggccccccggccccccggccccgACTCAGGAGCCCCTGCGGGCCCTCCTACGCCCCACCGCAGGGGCGGGACCGGGACCCCGAACCAGGACGCCCTCTGCTCCCGCCCCGGGGGCCTGACTGCGGGGAGCCGAGCgggcggggagaggaggggcggggcgggcggccgAGGGCCCGGGGGTCGCAGCACCCACCTGCGCCGGCTTCACCGGCGCGGCCTCGGCCTCCGACCAGTGGGAAGAACGGGGCGGGACGCGGCGGGCGACCGGACGGGGGCGAGGGCGCCTCGCAGCCGCCACTGCGGCGGGAACAGGCCCTCTTTTCGCGCTTTCCATTCACGTCGGTCGGGACTGAAAATTCCGGACGCACTAACCCACGGAACAGTCCCGGGAACGGCAGAGAACTCAGACACCACAAAGGCGCCGCCGGAAGTCCCGCCCCCACGAGACGCGCACTCTCGAAAACGGCCCTTGGCTACGCCGCACGGGCTTCCGGGTAATGTAGTTTCAACGCCGTTATTGCGCGGATTCAGGACGTAGGTCGTTCCTGACAGATTAAAGGCCCTGAAAGAGTATGAGGAGCTCTGGGAAATGGAGTTCCGTGTTCTTCAGGGGATGGGGCTTGCTGCTTCTTAAAGGGCGATACCCAGCTGTCCTCGGAGTGCAGCGTAGGGTGACTCAGAAATGTCCAGGGGCCTGTTGTTTCAGACTCCGTGAATCACAGCACATTCCCAAAAGGCTGCACATAGGAAGGGACACAGCATGCCGTAGAGTTCCTCGGCATCCCCTCGTAGCTCTCAGTTATCTTGTTGCTTGCAAGGGACGTGTACACTGACTCTTTGGAGTTCCTTTTATAGCCTTTAATAGTTTCAATAAGAAAGCTTTCAGACAGGACTGTGATGGGGAAGTTGGAGGAGGGATGTCAGGAGGCACTGAGGTAGTTAGAGTGacgatgggggcgcctgggtggctcagtcggttgagcgtccgaccttggctcaggtcatgatctcactgtgggtttgagcctcacgtggggttctgtgctgacagctcagaacctggagcctgcttcagattctgtctccctctctctctgctcctccccccgcccccaatcatgctctgtctctctctgtcaaaaataaataagcattaaaaaaaaattaaagaaaggaggACGATGTGCCTCTAATTCCCACAGAAAGCATTTGTCTTGCCTGTATAGTCAGTGATGGTATTCCAGTACTTTCATTCGgatatttattattgtatttctgaGATACGTTACATTTCTTTTAAGATCTGAAACCTATCTGAAAAGAGAAAGACTTAGCACGTGCCAACTTCTGCCTGAACAGTGTGTGCCTTCTTGACAAGTTGATCGTGCGTGCAAAGGGGCATCTTATCCCTGAGATGAAGATTTGAGTATCCACAATCTCATCTATTTGCTGGGAAGTgagtatcatttcatctgtaattGCAGCAGTAGTGAATGCACAGGGGGTTGATATTATCTCTGGAAAAACACTTGTGAAATGGATATTACTGAATGCTATTAAAAAtggttttgtaatttttcaagGAGAGTGGCAAAAATCATTCTAGAGAAATATATCTGAGACAAGTGGGGGAGAAAGTTAAGATCTCAGTGAAGTTTGAGCAGGAGACACTGAGTTGAGAGGTCAGAGAATGAAGCTGAGACTGTAGCTTGCTGAAACCTTGGCTACATTCATGGTTTGGTtccaaaatgtgattttttttaagtttatttatttattgtgagagagaaagcacgagtgggggaggggcagagataaaggatggatggagaatcccaagcaggctccagactgtcagcacccAGCCTGACATacggcttgaacttatgaaccgtgagatcatgtgtcttagactctgggtctagagtTCTTTCTTGGGCAGCAAGAAAgcgggatgcaggattaaaatgtgagagatggctaatgtccaggagaagacaagagccctgatTAAGGGTCCTTGcttcatttttattaggatcagaaggcttacaaatatGGTGATGGACGTGCGCAAAGAGACCataaatctgtgaacattaacatATGGGCGTGAGGGAAAGGGAGGTTTGAAGATATacggtgttaggggtttgggtcaatataaaacaaaatcctcgCAACAGGCAGATTGTTGTTAACCGCAGACACGAGGCGctgtgtctgtttatcttaggtagcctaggggataagacagatagaATGTGTAACCTccgggttaacaaggcacctttcttttattaattagcTCCGCTCTGGACAACTTTGCCCTGCagtggtctatagccctatttacctgttcaCCTAATTTGCtacttccttcctgtgaaagaagctttctgctatagtactaaatggGGGGGTGTTTTCACCCTGAATACCTGATCTTGTTTACCTCCTATACCTTTGTTCTATACTGGAGCCTTTGCCCTGCCCCCTCTATACCTATTTActtaatcttgtttacccaaacttgggtgtgagcatcctttggctttgtaattctttatgccttgttaacccatcagtgcaggctcaggggATTCCTAAGTGTATTCcccacaatcatgacctgagcccaggttggatacttaaccaaatgaacttcccaggtgccccgatttttaatatttgaaaatattgtgCATTTACAGCCTGTAGGGAGAGGAAaacacaatattgaaaaagagTTGCCACAAAGGTAAAAAGGAATGGGGAAGTTGTGCTGTTGTGTATTTACTGATCTGCAAATGTTCAACAAGCACATAAAGGGTTGCAGGTACAATAGTGTGTGGCACACAAAAGGGATAGAATTGCCTGTGGCTGTGTATACAGCACACGTCCTTTGTCCTGTGTCAATGCTGTCAGGATGCCATACATATTCCGTACTTAGCTTTTTTACAATACGTTACAAAAAGTCAGCAGTTATAGCTATTTTTCGCACTGTAATTGGCAGTTAAATTACTCAGTGGCAACCTTAGCTCAAAATCAAAGCCCCGTAAGTGACCTTCTGGAAAATGCCTTATGGTCTCTCCTGCTGGTTTAGCTGAGGAAGAACCAAAGAGGGGACTTAAGACTTGGAGtgcttatttttcatattcagggaaggaaaagagtgtTCTTTGGCCAAATTCCAAAGTCGTGAACAAGAAACCAAAGTTTATTAGAAATAACTTCAGATGATCTCTGAATGCCAGCCAGTCAACAACAGCCTCACCCCAGCAACTCAGCTTCTGAAAATTAGTAGCTCATTGATCATTCTGAGCTTCCAAAATTCAGTCAATCCGTTCAAGCCCCAGTCCTGAAAGACAGCCAATCAGTGACAGCCCCCGGCACGGGCAGCAGACCATCAGCAAGGGCCTCCCTTCAGTGACCCTGCTTCTGAAAGTTGGTCAACAGTAGGTACCACAGTCACAACTGAAGAGCCCATCAGTTCTTAAACACGCCTGTTTCTGAAAGTCTACCAATTCCTGAATGCCAGACTTACCAAAAACTAGATGAGAGcagctctggttttctttgagGTGACTAGAAGCTCTCCCTTGCAGGCAcatagaaaattctttttcttttttctttttttgcattgcATACCGAGTGAAATTCATTGTTAATTCACAGGTTTGCAAACCTTTCAAGGGTTCAGCCTGTTTGTAACATACACTTAGTTATGAGTTTGGACTTATGAACGACAAACAAGTTGGCACGGACTTTGAGATTGAGAAGGCAAGGTTTTCTATTCTTGCCCAAGTTGCTATTACCCACTTTTGGGTGTATACTGAATACAAAAATGCCCAAATGCAAGCATAAATTTTGTGATGAATTTCCTGAAGAGCAGATATGTATTAAATGTGGTGAGAAGCCTCTTCAAGGTCTTTGTATGATATGCAATTGTTCATTTAATACGGAAAATGGATAGATGTAAATCAACATTATTCACAGTTAAGCATGAGGGGTGTATGAGTTCGACTAATATCAAAGTGAGTGaaaaaattttcagagaaattcagattaagaaaacaattacaggAGAGGTTGTAAGAGCTTCCACATCGTATATAGTGATTAGTCCCCCAGCTCACACTTCTGCGGAACATGT is drawn from Felis catus isolate Fca126 chromosome E2, F.catus_Fca126_mat1.0, whole genome shotgun sequence and contains these coding sequences:
- the LOC123382402 gene encoding zinc finger protein 547-like codes for the protein MESAKRGPVPAAVAAARRPRPRPVARRVPPRSSHWSEAEAAPVKPAQGFVVFTDVAVRFSQEEWGLLDEAQRRLYHSVMLETFALLSSLGWPVPAPM